A single region of the Vicia villosa cultivar HV-30 ecotype Madison, WI linkage group LG4, Vvil1.0, whole genome shotgun sequence genome encodes:
- the LOC131595118 gene encoding adagio protein 1-like isoform X1, which translates to MEWDSNSDLSGDEDDAVSSSFLLNDDVGPLPFPVLQTAPCGFVVTDAIDPDHPIIYVNAVFEMLTGYRAEEVLGRNWSLTICIHCYFFCSPELFCSRFLQCRGPFAKRRHPLVDSSVISEIRKCIDEGVEFQGELLNFRKDGSPLMNRLRLTPIFGEDDEITHVIGIQLFTEANIDLGPVLGSTIKESVKSSGRFQSVLSSLQPLPVGDRNVTRGICGLFQLSDEVLSLKILARLTPRDIASVSSVCTRLYEVTRNEDLWRMVCQNAWGSETTRVLETVPGARRLGWGRLARELTTLEAAAWRKLTVGGGVEPSRCNFSACAVGNRVVLFGGEGVNMQPMNDTFVLDLNSNNPEWQHVQVSSPPPGRWGHTLSCVNGSRLVVFGGCGTQGLLNDVFVLDLDATPPTWREISGLAPPLPRSWHSSCTLDGTKLIVSGGCADSGVLLSDTFLLDMSMENPIWREIPVTWTPPSRLGHTLSVYGGRKILMFGGLAKSGPLRFRSSDVFTMDLSEDEPCWRCVTGSGMPGAGNPGGIAPPPRLDHVAVSLPGGRILIFGGSVAGLHSASQLYILDPTDEKPTWRILNVPGRPPRFAWGHSTCVVGGTRAIVLGGQTGDEWMLSELHELSLANSVI; encoded by the exons ATGGAGTGGGATAGTAATTCTGATCTTAGCGGTGATGAAGACGACGCCGTTTCGTCGTCGTTCCTTTTAAACGATGACGTTGGACCGCTTCCGTTTCCGGTTCTGCAAACGGCGCCGTGCGGGTTTGTTGTCACCGACGCGATCGATCCGGATCATCCTATTATATATGTCAACGCTGTTTTTGAGATGCTTACTGGTTATCGAGCTGAAGAAGTTCTCGGTCGTAACTG GTCTCTGACCATCTGTATCCACTGTTACTTTTTTTGTTCTCCTGAATTATTTTGCAG CCGTTTCTTGCAGTGTCGAGGTCCATTCGCTAAGAGAAGGCATCCATTGGTGGACTCATCAGTAATTTCAGAAATTAGAAAATGCATTGACGAAGGGGTAGAGTTTCAAGGTGAGTTGCTGAACTTCAGGAAAGATGGATCTCCACTTATGAACAGACTCCGTCTGACACCTAtatttggagaagatgatgaaataACCCATGTCATTGGAATTCAGTTATTCACAGAGGCAAACATTGATCTTGGTCCTGTTCTCGGTTCTACAATTAAGGAATCTGTTAAATCATCTGGTCGGTTTCAGTCTGTGTTATCCTCACTGCAACCTCTTCCAGTGGGGGACCGGAATGTGACCCGTGGAATTTGTGGGTTATTTCAATTAAGTGACGAGGTACTGTCTCTCAAAATACTTGCTCGCTTAACTCCAAGAGATATTGCATCAGTTAGTTCTGTTTGTACGCGATTATATGAAGTAACAAGAAACGAAGACCTTTGGAGGATGGTATGCCAAAATGCATGGGGTAGTGAAACTACCCGTGTTTTGGAGACTGTTCCTGGTGCAAGGAGGCTTGGATGGGGTCGACTAGCAAGGGAACTGACCACTCTTGAAGCAGCAGCATGGAGGAAACTGACTGTTGGAGGTGGTGTTGAACCGTCACGCTGCAATTTTAGTGCTTGTGCAGTTGGGAATAGAGTTGTTCTATTTGGTGGTGAAGGTGTTAATATGCAACCCATGAATGACACCTTTGTATTGGATCTCAATTCTAATAATCCCGAATGGCAACATGTCCAGGTTAGCTCTCCTCCCCCCGGTCGGTGGGGCCATACACTTTCTTGTGTTAATGGTTCTCGTTTAGTTGTATTTGGAGGCTGTGGAACACAGGGTTTGCTTAATGATGTGTTTGTTCTGGACTTGGATGCAACCCCTCCAACTTGGCGTGAAATTTCGGGATTAGCACCTCCACTTCCAAGATCATGGCATAGCTCTTGTACTCTTGATGGTACTAAGTTGATAGTTTCTGGTGGCTGTGCTGATTCTGGAGTACTTTTGAGTGATACTTTTCTCCTTGATATGTCAATGGAAAACCCTATCTGGAGGGAGATACCAGTGACATGGACACCACCTTCGCGTCTGGGCCATACACTATCTGTTTATGGTGGTAGGAAAATTCTGATGTTTGGGGGTCTGGCCAAGAGTGGTCCCCTGCGTTTCCGGTCAAGCGATGTGTTTACTATGGATTTAAGCGAGGATGAACCATGTTGGAGATGTGTAACGGGGAGTGGAATGCCTGGTGCTGGCAATCCTGGAGGCATAGCTCCTCCTCCTAGACTTGATCACGTGGCTGTTAGCCTTCCAGGTGGTAGAATTTTGATTTTTGGGGGTTCTGTTGCAGGCCTTCATTCTGCCTCCCAGCTTTACATACTTGATCCAACCGATGAGAAGCCTACATGGAGAATCTTAAATGTACCTGGGCGCCCTCCAAGATTTGCTTGGGGACATAGTACATGTGTTGTTGGGGGGACAAGAGCTATTGTTCTGGGTGGTCAAACCGGGGATGAATGGATGCTAAGTGAACTGCATGAACTTTCCCTGGCAAATTCTGTCATCTAG
- the LOC131595118 gene encoding adagio protein 1-like isoform X2, with the protein MEWDSNSDLSGDEDDAVSSSFLLNDDVGPLPFPVLQTAPCGFVVTDAIDPDHPIIYVNAVFEMLTGYRAEEVLGRNCRFLQCRGPFAKRRHPLVDSSVISEIRKCIDEGVEFQGELLNFRKDGSPLMNRLRLTPIFGEDDEITHVIGIQLFTEANIDLGPVLGSTIKESVKSSGRFQSVLSSLQPLPVGDRNVTRGICGLFQLSDEVLSLKILARLTPRDIASVSSVCTRLYEVTRNEDLWRMVCQNAWGSETTRVLETVPGARRLGWGRLARELTTLEAAAWRKLTVGGGVEPSRCNFSACAVGNRVVLFGGEGVNMQPMNDTFVLDLNSNNPEWQHVQVSSPPPGRWGHTLSCVNGSRLVVFGGCGTQGLLNDVFVLDLDATPPTWREISGLAPPLPRSWHSSCTLDGTKLIVSGGCADSGVLLSDTFLLDMSMENPIWREIPVTWTPPSRLGHTLSVYGGRKILMFGGLAKSGPLRFRSSDVFTMDLSEDEPCWRCVTGSGMPGAGNPGGIAPPPRLDHVAVSLPGGRILIFGGSVAGLHSASQLYILDPTDEKPTWRILNVPGRPPRFAWGHSTCVVGGTRAIVLGGQTGDEWMLSELHELSLANSVI; encoded by the exons ATGGAGTGGGATAGTAATTCTGATCTTAGCGGTGATGAAGACGACGCCGTTTCGTCGTCGTTCCTTTTAAACGATGACGTTGGACCGCTTCCGTTTCCGGTTCTGCAAACGGCGCCGTGCGGGTTTGTTGTCACCGACGCGATCGATCCGGATCATCCTATTATATATGTCAACGCTGTTTTTGAGATGCTTACTGGTTATCGAGCTGAAGAAGTTCTCGGTCGTAACTG CCGTTTCTTGCAGTGTCGAGGTCCATTCGCTAAGAGAAGGCATCCATTGGTGGACTCATCAGTAATTTCAGAAATTAGAAAATGCATTGACGAAGGGGTAGAGTTTCAAGGTGAGTTGCTGAACTTCAGGAAAGATGGATCTCCACTTATGAACAGACTCCGTCTGACACCTAtatttggagaagatgatgaaataACCCATGTCATTGGAATTCAGTTATTCACAGAGGCAAACATTGATCTTGGTCCTGTTCTCGGTTCTACAATTAAGGAATCTGTTAAATCATCTGGTCGGTTTCAGTCTGTGTTATCCTCACTGCAACCTCTTCCAGTGGGGGACCGGAATGTGACCCGTGGAATTTGTGGGTTATTTCAATTAAGTGACGAGGTACTGTCTCTCAAAATACTTGCTCGCTTAACTCCAAGAGATATTGCATCAGTTAGTTCTGTTTGTACGCGATTATATGAAGTAACAAGAAACGAAGACCTTTGGAGGATGGTATGCCAAAATGCATGGGGTAGTGAAACTACCCGTGTTTTGGAGACTGTTCCTGGTGCAAGGAGGCTTGGATGGGGTCGACTAGCAAGGGAACTGACCACTCTTGAAGCAGCAGCATGGAGGAAACTGACTGTTGGAGGTGGTGTTGAACCGTCACGCTGCAATTTTAGTGCTTGTGCAGTTGGGAATAGAGTTGTTCTATTTGGTGGTGAAGGTGTTAATATGCAACCCATGAATGACACCTTTGTATTGGATCTCAATTCTAATAATCCCGAATGGCAACATGTCCAGGTTAGCTCTCCTCCCCCCGGTCGGTGGGGCCATACACTTTCTTGTGTTAATGGTTCTCGTTTAGTTGTATTTGGAGGCTGTGGAACACAGGGTTTGCTTAATGATGTGTTTGTTCTGGACTTGGATGCAACCCCTCCAACTTGGCGTGAAATTTCGGGATTAGCACCTCCACTTCCAAGATCATGGCATAGCTCTTGTACTCTTGATGGTACTAAGTTGATAGTTTCTGGTGGCTGTGCTGATTCTGGAGTACTTTTGAGTGATACTTTTCTCCTTGATATGTCAATGGAAAACCCTATCTGGAGGGAGATACCAGTGACATGGACACCACCTTCGCGTCTGGGCCATACACTATCTGTTTATGGTGGTAGGAAAATTCTGATGTTTGGGGGTCTGGCCAAGAGTGGTCCCCTGCGTTTCCGGTCAAGCGATGTGTTTACTATGGATTTAAGCGAGGATGAACCATGTTGGAGATGTGTAACGGGGAGTGGAATGCCTGGTGCTGGCAATCCTGGAGGCATAGCTCCTCCTCCTAGACTTGATCACGTGGCTGTTAGCCTTCCAGGTGGTAGAATTTTGATTTTTGGGGGTTCTGTTGCAGGCCTTCATTCTGCCTCCCAGCTTTACATACTTGATCCAACCGATGAGAAGCCTACATGGAGAATCTTAAATGTACCTGGGCGCCCTCCAAGATTTGCTTGGGGACATAGTACATGTGTTGTTGGGGGGACAAGAGCTATTGTTCTGGGTGGTCAAACCGGGGATGAATGGATGCTAAGTGAACTGCATGAACTTTCCCTGGCAAATTCTGTCATCTAG